The Petropleomorpha daqingensis genome includes a window with the following:
- a CDS encoding PaaI family thioesterase, with the protein MAPTEQSVQDRFFPSFTCFGCGPANEAGLRLKSYAEGDLVTATFVPWPEHGNGFGTVNGGIISTVLDCHSAAAVFTEADRRGWVGDDGRPLPWVTAGLDVRFLRPTPLAGPLLLTGSVTDAAEAEMTAAVELVADGKVRATGVAVWKRFRPRR; encoded by the coding sequence GTGGCACCGACCGAGCAGAGCGTCCAGGACCGCTTCTTCCCGAGCTTCACCTGCTTCGGCTGCGGCCCCGCGAACGAGGCCGGGCTTCGGCTGAAGAGCTACGCCGAGGGCGACCTGGTCACCGCGACGTTCGTGCCGTGGCCGGAGCACGGCAACGGGTTCGGCACCGTCAACGGCGGGATCATCAGCACGGTGCTGGACTGCCACAGCGCGGCCGCGGTGTTCACCGAGGCCGACCGGCGCGGCTGGGTCGGGGACGACGGCCGGCCGCTGCCCTGGGTCACCGCCGGCCTCGACGTCCGCTTCCTGCGCCCGACCCCGCTGGCCGGGCCGCTGCTGCTGACCGGCTCGGTCACCGACGCCGCTGAGGCCGAGATGACAGCGGCCGTGGAGCTCGTGGCCGACGGCAAGGTGCGCGCCACCGGCGTCGCGGTGTGGAAGCGGTTCCGCCCGCGTCGCTAG